The window CAGGGAATTTAATAGAGAAGCCCCACCGGATTACCGGTGGGGCTTTTCGCGTTTCTCAACTTTGCCTCTGTCACCCGCCATGCCATCTTCCCCCCCAGAAGACGGTTCTCTTTCCTGCCCTCTCCATCTATCGTGGACCAAATCGCTTTCGTCTTTTCCGTTCCATTGCATTCCGTCGGCCCCCGGCTAAAATGTGGGCTGGTCAATTCTTGAGGGAGGTGTCTCATGGGAAACTTATGGCTCGTAATCCCGTTGGCGGTGCTCCTGGCTGGTTGCGCCAGCAAAGGCTATGTCGAGAGACAGATCGATCCCGTGTCGTGCCGGGTTGACGTTCTCGAGTCAAAAATGGGGGCTGCGGAGACGAAGAGTGCCTCTGACGAGCAGCGTCTCAACGCGCTTGAAACCAGGCTTGCCACCATCGAGGGGCAGGTAAGCCAGGCACAGCTCGCCAACAAGGCAATGCTGGACGAGGCTACCGCAAAGGCAGCCGACAGCGCCCAGAGGGCCGAATCTGCCGCCTCTTCGGCAGCACAGTCGGCGGAACGGGCGCAAAAGATCTTTGAGCTAGGGCAGAAGAAATAGCCTGCACGACACTCCTATGCTTCGCCCCCCCGCCATGTCGATCGTTTCACTTGGTCTTGTAGCCATTGCCACGACAACGGCTCAAGCGCCTGTTGATGCCGTCTACTATGGCGGCTACCTCGGAAACGTCTTCCACTACCGGGTGCGCGAAGGCGAGTCGCTTTTGGAGATAGCTCGCCGCTTTGACCTGGGCTTCAACCAAGTAACCGCCGCCAACGCAGGCGTCGACCCCTACCTGCCTCTACCAGGCACTTTAGTTACCATCCCGACAGCGTGGATTCCGCCCGAGTTATCTCCCCGACCTTCGATCGTGGTCAATCTGGCGGAACTCCGGTTGTACTATTTCCCGAAGGACCCCGACGACCCACTCCTTTCCTACCCGATCGGCATTGGAGATGAGGGGACCGACACACCGCTTGGTCTTTATACGGTAGATCGAAAGTCCATCAACCCTTCATGGCACGTACCTGCCTCCATACTGCAACAAAGACAAGATCTCCCACCCGTTGTTCCTCCCGGCCCGGAGAACCCTCTGGGAAGCCGAGCCCTGCACCTCTCCGGTAACGACATCCTGATTCATGGCACAAACCGCCCCTGGGGGATAGGCAGGCGTTCGAGCCACGGATGCATCAGACTCTATCCGGAAGATATCGTGCGGCTGTTCGAATGTGTGGGGAGGGGGACGCAGGTGCTTATCGTGAACCGCCCCGTCAAGGTTGGCGTAAGAAAGGGCAAGATCTTCCTGGAGGTGCACCGAGATGGGAATTACCAACCAGAGCCGGGAGAGGTGCTGCACCAGATGGCGAGGCTGGGCTTTCTCACTAAGGTTGACATCGGCCTGGTGGTCAAGGCGGTTTCCGAGAAGAGGGGGTATCCGGTTGAGGTGACCTCGATCAGATGATCGATCAAGGTCTTTCCGACGGAGGCGGGATCCATCCATCGGAAAGGCCCGTTGTACAAATTACTTCTTTGGTTTCAGCGGGCTTTGCTTGTAGAAAATCCCAAGGACGGTCTGTTCGTCGGCAGTGAGCTTCACCCCTTTGAGCTCCATTCTGTGTTGGATCTTCTGCATGTCCTTGCCGGCGGCAATGGCGCTTTCGATGCGCTCTGCGGTATGACATGAGACGCATTTCTTGTCTATCACCATGTGCGCTTCCTTGAAAGTACCGCCAGTCACGGCGCCCAGGTCCTTACCTGACGAGGGAAATTGTGCAGCAAGCACAGTACCTGTGTAAATGAGTGTCGCAGCAGCTCCCAATGCAATCACATGTCTCATTGCAACTCCTTTGTCACGGGTGTTTTAAAACTGACATGACTCAACATATATCAGGTTTTCCGTGAATTGCTGAGTCTGCATACCACTTACTTGTTCTTGACAGCAAATGTGAGAGGTCTATTATCCAAAAAACGCCGCTCGTTAGCAACTGCTCACCGGTGGTAGTAAGGATTAGGTGACAGCGCTGGCCTGAGACCATAATTCTCTTTCTAGGAGGCAGTTATGGCAGTGCAAGCAGCAACTACTGTAAGGATGTTCGGAGCCCTGCATGGTATCAGAAGGGATCGCGGGTTACCTTCTGTGATCGATGTGGACATCCCGGCGGATGGTTGTCCTGCCAGCGCGATAGCGGAGGCGCTGGAGTTGCCACTGAACCGGATTGACGGAGTGTTTATAAATCATAGGGTGTATTCCCTGGATCACTTGGTTCTCCCGGGGGATCGCGTAGCCTTCATTCCTGTCGGGGTGCCTGGCGGATCCGGGTTATTCAGCAGGCCTGCCTGTAGCTGATCATTCCCCCACCACTATTTCTGCAGAGCGCTTTCGGACGCTTCGTTTTATAGGTTGTCTTTAAGGCGGTGCGCACAACCTTTCCTGAAATGAACTCGTCTCGGCTTGGTGTATCGCTTTGAAGACGTGGTAAAATCTGTCTGTTCGCGGGTCAGCCTATCCGGCCGATGCTCCTAATCATCTGACATGACAGACACGGAGATGCGGGAAATGGTAAAACTAAAGCGCATTCTGTTGGTGGAGGATAACGCAAACGATGCCGAACTCACGTTGGAGGCGTTGGCAGAGCACAACCTCGCCAATGGAGTAGATGTTGTCAGGGACGGTGCCGAAGCTCTGGATTACCTCTACCAGAGGGGGAAATATTCAGAGTATGAGCCGGGCAACCTGGCCGTCATCCTTCTGGATCTGAAACTCCCCAAAGTCGACGGACTTGAGGTTTTGAGCTCCATTAAGGCTGACGAGAAGCTGAAATTCATCCCGGTGGTCGTTCTCACCTCTTCACGCGAAGAACGAGATGTGGTTGAGAGCTATCGGCTCGGCGTCAACGCCTACGTCGTCAAGCCGGTGAACTTTTCCGAGTTCATCACGGCCGTCAAGGAAATCGGTGCCTTCTGGGCCATCGTCAATGAACCGCCCCCGATGTCTTCCCGAGGTTTGAATAAATGACGCAGCGCCTGCGCATACTACATCTTGAAGACGATCCGATGGATGCTGAGCTGGTTTTGATGGCGCTCAGCGCAGAGGGGATGGATTGTGAAGTCGAGGTGGTATCTCGGCGCGAGGAGTTCCAGAACGCCCTGGAGCGGGGCGGGATGGATCTCATCCTAGCCGACTTCGCCCTCCCGGCCTTTGACGGTATGACCGCCCTCGCCATGGTGCGGACCAAGCTTCCCGACCTCCCCTTTGTCTTCGTCTCGGGGAAACTGGGCGAAGAAGCGGCGATCGAGTCCCTCAAAAGCGGTGCGACGGACTACGTGCTGAAAAGCCGGCTGTCTCGACTGGTTCCCGCGGTGCAGCGCGCGCTCACCGAGGCGAAGGAGCGGGCGAGGCAGCGGGAGACCGAGCGGGAACTCGAGGTGGCCCACGCTGAGATCGAGAAGAGGGCCGAGGACTATCGGAACCTCTTCAACAGCATCCGGGACGTGATCGTGGTGTCCGATCACCACCGGACCATACTGCATGTGAACCAGCCAGCCCTGCGCGAGATCTTCGGATACGAATCTGAAGAGGTAATCGGCAAGAGCAGCAGGATTCTCTACGCAGACAAGCGTGACTACGAAAGCACCGGTAAAGAGGTGTTCGATGTACGGACCCCGGTCAAAGGCGCGCTGTCGGAACTCCACTTCCGCAGAAAGAACGGGGAGGTGTTCATCGGCGAACTCTTCGCCATGAAGCGCCTGGACCGCTTCGGCAAGGTAACCGGCAACATATCCATTTTCAGAGACACAAGCGAACGCAAGAAAGCGGAGGCAGACCTCCGCGAGAGCGAGTTGCGCCGCATGCAACTGCAGATGGAACTCGTATATGCGGCCGAGATACAGGCTAAGCTTTTACCACGTTGCTACCCGCAGATCCCGCACTTCGAGATGGCTGCCCGATGCCTACCGGCCAAGCAGGTTGGCGGGGACTTCTACGACTGGCAGCAGGTGTCGCCGGCGCTGTTCAACCTGACCCTGGGAGACGTGATGGGAAAGGGGATGGCGGCGGCCATGCTCATGGCGACCGTTAGGGCGGCGCTGCACGCTGTCACCCTGTACAATCAGCCCGCACAGGCCGTGCATCTTGCCGAGAAGGCGCTGAACGAGGACTTGGAGAATTCAGAGAGCTTCGTGACCCTCTTTCACGCCCAGCTCGACGCCGGCACGAGGACCCTCTCCTTTGTCGACTGCGGCCACGGCTATGTTTTCGTCCGGCGCGCGAACGGGAAGGTGGAGACGCTGTCGCCGCGGGGGCTTCCTCTCGGCGTGAAAGGGGAGGAGATCTACCAGGAAGGGAGGATCCGCTTCGGAAGGGGGGACGTCATGGTCCTTTACAGCGACGGCCTGGTAGATGCGAAGCCGCAGCTGGAACTGACCCACGAGCTGATCGCCCGGCAATTGGCAGGCAAGGAGAGCGCCCTCGAGATGGTGGACAGCCTGATCTCTTTGACCGACAAGCCGGATCCGCAGCCGGACGACATCACAGTACTGGTGCTGCAGGCGCTGTAAGTCCCCCTGCCGGGGGGCGTTCGCCTCGAACTCTCCTACTCGCCGATGATCTTTATCAGAACGCGCTTTCTCCGCATGCCATCGAACTCCCCGTAAAAAACCTGCTCCCAGGGACCTAGATCCAGCTTCCCACCCGTAACCGCAACGGCAACCTCGCGCCCCATGATCGTCCTCTTCAGATGAGCGTCGCCGTTATCCTCGCCCACGTTGTGCCGGTAGCGGCTGTGCGGCTTTTCCGGGGCAAGCTCTTCAAGCCATTGCTCGAAGTCCTGGTGCAGCCCGCTTTCGTCGTCGTTTATAAAGACGCTTGCGGTGATGTGCATAGCGTTGCAAAGCAGTAGCCCTTCCCTGATGCCGCTTTCTGCCAGGGCCGCCTCTAAATCACGGGTGATGTTAACGAACCCCCGTCTGCTCTTGATCTGGAACCACAGTTCCTTCCGGTGGTGCTTCATCTGAACTCCTTGTTTGTGTCGTTTCCGCCCGTTTGGTCGAGCGTTGCGGGGAGCCGGCGGCGAAGGCTGCATCGAGCAGGGCCGGGGCCGCCTTCCAGCGGTTGGGTGAATGCATGATGACCAGGAGCACCTTGCGGTCTTCGCGCTCGGCGATCGCCACGAGGCACTGCCCGGCGTTGGGTGTGGTGCCCGTCTTCACGCCGACGGCGCCCGGGTAGCGCCCGATCAGCCTGTTCTTGTTCCGCAAGTAGAAGCTTCGCCTGCCGTCGATGGTCGAGATGTGCATGCTCCGCTTGGCAACAAGACTCGCGAAATACGGTATCCGCATCCCCGCCTCGGCAAGACGTGCGAGGTCGTGGGCGCTCGAGTAGAGCCCGGCGTTGTCGTGGCCGCAGGCGTTGCTGAAGTGGGTGTTTTCTAGGCCTAACGCGCGGGCGCGCGCGTTCATCTGTAGCACGAAAATTTTCTGATTACCACAGGCGTGATCGGCGAGAGCCCGGCATGCGTCGTTGGCCGAGGCGATAAGGGTGGCGGCAAGCAGGTCACGCACCCTGAACTTCTGGCCGCTGCGGAGGCCTATCCTGCTCCCGGTTTCGCGGGATGCCGCACGGGAAACGGTCACAACCTCGTCCAGGTCGCAGCGCTCCATCACGACGAGGGCGGTCATCATCTTCGTAAGGCTTGCCGGTGCGCGCCTCAGAGAGGCGTTGCGCTGACGGTAGACGTGCCCGTCGATCTTCAGCAGGTAGGTGGGGGCGGGGTAGCTCGATGCCGCGGCTGCGTGGGGGAAGGGGACGCAGACCAAAAGGAGAAGGATGAGACCCTGCTTTATGGATGAGAAAATTTTCATCATGCACGTTATAGCATCCTTTGCAGGTGCCGCAACGCGCAAGCCGGCGGCTTCGCCTCACAGAGCAATCTTGGATTTACAAACCGTCGCCGGTTAAGGTATCTTTGCTCCCTCGATTAACGTGATGGCTGTGAGGGACGACATTGGCTACAAAGATCCGCATTCTTCCTGAAAATCTCACCAACAAGATCGCTGCCGGCGAGGTAGTGGAGCGCCCCGCCTCCGTCGTCAAGGAACTGGTGGAAAACGCGCTCGACGCCGGTTCGAAAGAGGTGACGGTGGAGATCGAGTCCGGCGGCAGGCGGCTCATCAAGGTCACCGATTCGGGGAGCGGCATGTCCCGCGAGGACGCCCTGCTCGCCCTCGAGCGCCACGCCACGAGCAAGATAGCCAGCGACGACGACCTCTTTTCCCTGACCACCCTTGGTTTCCGCGGCGAGGCGCTGCCGTCGGTCGCCTCGGTGTCGCGTCTCACCATCGCCACCCGCACCGCGGAAACCCTGGAAGGAGCGGAGATCTACGTCGAAGGGGGGCGCATCAAGGAGGTCAAGGAGTGCGGCATGGCCTCGGGAACGGTAATCGAGGTGCGCAACCTCTTCTTCAACACGCCGGCGCGCCTTAAGTTCATGAAGAGCGCGGAGACCGAGGGGGGGCACGTGGGCGAGCTGTTGACCCGACTGGCCATCTCCCGCCCGGACGTCCGCTTCACCTACAAAAACGACGGTAAGGTCGTCTTCCGTGCTCTCGACGCCGACCTAAAGGAGCGGGTGGCGACGCTTCTTGGTCGCTCCATCGCTTCCTTTCTCTACCCCGTCTCATACGAAGATGGGGGGGTAAAGGTAAGCGGACTGGTGGCGGCGCCCGAGTGCAGCCGCAGCGCGGCAAGCCATCTCTACACCTACATAAATGGCCGCTTCATCAAGGACAAGGTGGTGCAGCACGCCGTTCTCCAGGCCTACCGCAACTTCATGGAGCGCGGACGCTATCCGGTAGTCGCGGTCTTCATCGATATCCCTCCCGGCGAGGTCGACGTGAACGTGCATCCGACCAAGCACGAGGTGAGGTTCAGGCAGCAGGGGCGGGTGCACGACGCAATCCAGTTCGCCGTGGAAAGCGTCTTGAAACAGACGCCGTGGCTGAAACGTCCTGCCGCGCCGGACGCTGCGCGCCCGGCGGAGACGCAGTCCGCGGCGGCGACTACGACAACGAGGCAGCTTTGGACGCAGGCGGCGCCTCCCACTCAGGCTGCCCCGCCGAAGCACGAGCGCTTTGAGGTACCCGCGGCGGCGCCCGCGCCGGAGCAACCGGCAACGTCGGTCAGCGAGGCCAAGGTGGCGGAGATTCGCGAACTGCTCACCGGATACCAGGCGAAGCCTCAGCCCGCCCTGCGGCAGCAGTTACACTTCCCTTCCCAGGCGGAAAAGCCGCAGTCTGCACCCGAGCCCCCGGTCGTGCCGCAGCCGATCAAGGAAGAGGAGGCGGAAGGCGGCGCGCCCGGGTATTTCTCCTCCCTTGCCGTGATCGGCCAGTTCAACGCCTCTTATATCCTGTGCCAGCGGGGCACGGACCTGGTGCTCATCGACCAGCATGCGGCCCACGAGCGCGTTGCCTTCGAGAGACTGAAGGGGGAGTTTGCCGGGCGGGCGGTCGACAGCCAGGGGCTTCTCTTCCCGGAGACGCTGGAACTCTCATTCAAGGAGTCTGCGGTACTCATGGAGCATCTGGAGGAGTTGCGCCGACTCGGCTTCTCCTTCGAAGAGTTCGGCGGCAACACGTGGCTTTTGAACGCCGTGCCGCAGCTCTTGGCAGGGAGTGACTACCTGCGTACCGTGCGCGACATCCTGGAGGAACTCGCGAGCCTTAGCCGCAGCCGCACTTTTACCGACGTGCAGGAGGATCTGCTGGCGCGTATCGCCTGCCACAGCGTGGTGCGCGGGCGGCGCTCCTTGAGCGCCCAGGAGATTGCCGCTCTCTTCAAGCAGATGGATGAGACCGACTTTTCCAGCAACTGTCCGCACGGCAGGCCGGTCATGCAGACGCTCACCCTCTCCGAGGTCGAGAAGATGTTCAAGAGGGTGTAGCGGAGCGTGACGGAGATGGCGAAGAAGAAAATCAAGCTGCTTGTGATCGGCGGCCCGACCGGTTCGGGGAAGAGCGATCTGGCCCTTAGGCTCGCGGAGGAGATCGGCGCCGAGATCGTCAACGCCGACTCGATGCAGGTCTACCGGGGCATGAACATCGGCACAGCGAAGCCTAGCCCCGAGGAACTCGCCCGCGTGCCGCACCACCTGATCGACATCGTGTCGCCGGACCAGGACTTCACCGCGTCGGAGTTTCGGTGTGCGGCTACCGCAGCCATCGAGGGCATCGACCGGCGCGGCAAGAAGGCGATCGTCGTCGGGGGGACAGGTCTTTACCTGCGTGCCCTCTTGGAGGGGCTGCTCGACTCCCCGACCGGCGACCCGGAGCTGCGCCGTCAGTTCGACGATGTCCCGGGGGAGGAACTGCACCGTCGCCTGCTGCTCGCAGACCCGGAGACCGCGGCCCGGCTGCACCCAAACGACCGGGTCCGCCTGATCCGCGCCCTCGAGGTCTACCTCCAGACCGGTCGCCCCATCTCGGCGTTTCGTGCCGAGCACGGCTTTTCCGGCGCTTACTTCGATACCTTCAAGGCGGCCATATCAGTGGAGCGCCAGGAGCTGTACCGCCGCCTCGAGCTCAGGGTGGAGCGGATGATAGCGGCCGGGCTCGTGGACGAGGTGAAAGGTCTGCTCGCCTCAGGGTATCGCCGCGACATGAAGGCCATGCGCTCCATAGGCTACAAGGAGATCTGCGCACATCTGGATGGAGAAATAACGCTGGATGAAGCAGTTACGCTGATAAAGAGGGACACACGGCGTTACGCGAAGCGTCAGATGACATGGTTCGGCAGGGAAAATGAAATTTATTGGCTTGAATATCCTACAGGTTTTGCTAGTATCCTTGGTCATGTGATTGAATTTTTTGGGTAAAGGAGCGGAATCATGCCGAAAACGCCTTTTAACATTCAGGACCAGTACCTCAACCAGTCCCGCAAGGAGCGTGTAAAGGTCCTGGTGCAGCTCATGTCCGGCGAAAAGCTGGAAGGGCATATCAAATCCTTCGACAACTTCTCCGTGTTGATGGAAGTGCACGGTGATATCCTCATCTACAAGCACGCGATCTGCAGCATCACCTCGGTAGACGGTGTATTCCGTCTGCACCAGTAGTTCAATAACCAGGGAAAAGCCACAGCAGAACCATTCGGCGCGGACCGAGATCCATCGGTGCGTCCCTTCAGGTTCACCTAAGTCCTATCCCCAGCCGGCCCGTGAGGGCCGGTTCGTTTTTTATCTGTTGCCAAAAACCTCCTTCTCCTCCTATCATTAAACCTGCATGCGCGCCGCCTGCTCGGCACCGCGCCGACAGAGCGGCAGTTTCCGCAGCCGGAAATACCTGCGTCTGCTGCAAGGCATGCACATTACAGGAGGGACCCCATGTCAGGGCTTACCATAGACCGGATCATACCGGGAAGCATAGCGGAGGAGCTGGAGCTCCAGCCCGGTGACCGGCTCATCGCGGTGAACGGTCACCAACTGCGCGATGTCATCGACTACAATTTTTACGCCTCGGACGACGAGCTCGAGCTGCAGGTTGAGAAGGCGGACGGGGAGCTCTGGGAGCTCGAGGTTGAACGCGAGGAGGGGGAGCCTCTGGGGCTCTCGTTCCAGGCGCCCGCTCCGGCGCGCTGCGGCAACAACTGCGTGTTCTGCTTCGTGCACCAGCTCCCACGCGGGCTGCGCGGTCCTCTCTACGTGAAGGATGAGGATTACCGCCTCTCCTTTCTTTACGGCAACTACGTCACCATGGCGAACATCGGGCGGGCCGAGCTGGAGCGGATCAAGGAGCAACGCCTTTCGCCGCTTTACATCTCGGTGCATGCGACGGAACCGGCGCTGCGGGAGAAGCTCCTCGGCAAGAGCGGCATCCTTTCCATCCTCGACGTGATACGCGAGCTCGCCGAGGCGCGCATCACCATGCATACCCAAGTGGTACTCTGCCCCGGTTGGAACGATGGCGACGTCTTCGCGAAGACCGTCGAGGACTTGGCGGCGCTGCACCCGTGGGTGTCGTCGCTTGCCGTCGTTCCGGTCGGTCTCACCGAGCACCGCCATAACCTCCCCCCCTTGGCGCCGGTTACCAAGGAGTTCGCCGCCGCCTTTGTGGGTGAGTGGTTCCCGCAGTCGCAGCTCCTTGAGAAGCGTCTCGGTGCACCGTTTCTCTTCCTGGCCGATGAATTCTACATAAAGGGGGAGGTCCCTTTCCCGGACGTGGCGAGCTACGGCGACCTGCCGCAGTTGGAGAATGGCGTCGGGATGATACCGCTTTTCCTCTCCGAGGCCGATCAGGTGCTGCAGGAGGCCGAAAAGCTGAAGTCGGGACGCTTTACCGTGGTGACCGGCGAATCCCCTTACCGCTTCCTCTCTGAGTTCCTGGAGCGCCTCTCCGGCGCCACGGGGGTCGCCATGCATCCGGTACCGGTACGAAACCGGCTCTTTGGCCCAACCGTCACCGTGACCGGTCTTGTGTGCGGCGCCGACGTGGTGGCGGCCCTGCAGGGGGTGGATCTTGGCGACGCGGTACTCGTGCCGGACGTGATGCTAAAAGAAGGGGAGGGGGTCTTTCTGGACGACCTTAGTCTGCATGACGTTGAGCAGCAGCTGGGTGCCCCGGTCCAGGTCGTGGAGTCGACCCCTTACGGGATCTACGACGCACTGGTGGAGCGGCTTGGGTAGGTAACGAGGGGCGGTGGCAGGATAATAAAAAAGCCGGAGGGGATCGATTCCCTTCCGGCTTTTCTCTTTTGGACTGCTTTTTACTAGCGGGCCATCGCGTCGATCGCCTCGAAGTCGAAGACGCTTTCGGCAGTGGACTGGATCAGGCTGATCTTCTCCACGTCGTCCGCGGTCATCTTCGAGACGTGCTCGGTCAGGGTGAGGAAGGCGTCGGCCGTGTTCTGCGAGGTGCGCAGGTACGGGATGTTGCTGTCATCCAGGATCTTCTGGGTGATGGCGGATACCGGAGCGGAGCCCGGGATCACCATACCCGCCAGCTTGTGCCGGTAGGCCGGGATGTTGTACAGCGCCGACGCGGTGACGATGAGCTCGTCGCGCGAACTGGTGGTGATGAGGAGCGTCGAGTCCTGCAGGGTGTCGATGACACGCTGCGACGAGGCGGCGCCCAACTGGATGTGGTTGATGATCCGGTTCTTCCCTTCCTGGTCCCCCTGCAGTGGCAGCTTCAGAAGCTTCGAGAGGTCGAGGAGGGTCGGGTTCGCCAGGGTGCGGGAGTAATCGAAGGCACCGGCCACACGTTGCTGACGGCTTTCGAAGAAGGACCGCAGGAACCCGAGCGTCTCCTCGCGCTTGGCGGCAAGAAGCTTGTTCACGAGGACCAGCTTCACGTCGGCACCCTGCTGCTGGAACAGGGAAAGGTTCAACTGCACCGAATCGATGACGCAGCCGATGCCGCCCGCGCCGACCATGATCACCGGCGCGTCGAGTGTCCTCGCCACCTGGGCGTTGTTGATGCCAACCACGGAGCCCACGCCGCCGTGTCCGGACCCCTCGATGATGAGGAAATCGTTCTTCGCCTCGAGCTCGCGGCACGCCTTTTTGATCGCCTCAAGCGGCGCTTCGGGCGCGATCTCGCCGGAGAGGTACTTCTTCGTGTACCCCTTGCCGACAACGACCGGCGACATGAGCTTGCGGTCGGCCTCCAGGCCGTAGACGGAGGCGATGAGTGCGGCGTCCATGTCCATCTCGACGCCGTCGAGCATGAATACCTTCGGGCCGATCGGCTTTATGAAGCCTACGCGGGCGTACTTCTTTTTCGCGAGGTGCAGCAGCGAAAGACTTATCGTCGTCTTCCCTACATGCTGCCCGGTCGCGGCTATGAAAATCTTCTTGCACATCAGGTTGTAGCCTCTTTGCTGTCCTCTCGGACGTAGTTCAGCTATTCACCCGGATTATACTGGTTTGGCAAATTGGGGGCAACATGGTATACGGTACCGCCTCGCCTCTCTTTGCACGCCCTCCCGTTCCATCGCTCTGTCAGGCCCGGAGCGTCTTCAGACGCTCCCGCTTCCCGTTATCTTCTTGACGGTTCAGCGAGATTCTGCAATAATCCGCCGGTCCAAACGCCTGTTTGTTTACATCAAATTTTTCTAAGCTTCACCATCACCGACTACAGCAAAGAAAAGGAGCGTAAACGTGAAAAAGATCTGGGTTATCCTGTCGTCTCTGCTCGTCCTTGCCTGCGCCGTCTCGGCCTTCGCCGGCGACGGGTCCTTCAAAAGGGTGAAAAGCGCCGGTGCCATGACCATCGGGCTCGATGACGCGTTTCCCCCCATGGGCTACCGTAACGACAAGGGGCAGTTGGTGGGCTTCGACATCGATGCCGCCGAGGAAGTGGGCAAGCGTCTGGGCATCAAGATCAACTGGCAGCCGACCGCATGGGACGGCGTCATCCACGCTCTCAACTCCAAAAAATTCGACTGCATCTGGAACGGCATGACCATCACCGATGAGCGCAAGAAAGAGGTCGCCTTCACCAAGCCGTACAAGATGGACGGCCAGGTAGCCGTGATCCGCTTCGCCGACAAGAAGCACAAGAAACTTGCCGACCTGAAGGGCGCCAAAGTGGGCGTTCAGAAAGGTTCCTCCGCCGTCGAGGCGGTCAAGAAGCTTCCCGCTGCGGCAGGCGAGGTGCGCGAGTACGAGGACAACCCGAAAGCGCTGCTCGATCTCGAGTCCAACCGTCTCGACACCGTCATCATCGACGATGCGACCGGCCGCGACTTCATCGCCAAGCGCCCTGGCAAGTTCCGCATCCTGCCGG of the Geomonas ferrireducens genome contains:
- a CDS encoding L,D-transpeptidase family protein, which translates into the protein MLRPPAMSIVSLGLVAIATTTAQAPVDAVYYGGYLGNVFHYRVREGESLLEIARRFDLGFNQVTAANAGVDPYLPLPGTLVTIPTAWIPPELSPRPSIVVNLAELRLYYFPKDPDDPLLSYPIGIGDEGTDTPLGLYTVDRKSINPSWHVPASILQQRQDLPPVVPPGPENPLGSRALHLSGNDILIHGTNRPWGIGRRSSHGCIRLYPEDIVRLFECVGRGTQVLIVNRPVKVGVRKGKIFLEVHRDGNYQPEPGEVLHQMARLGFLTKVDIGLVVKAVSEKRGYPVEVTSIR
- a CDS encoding cytochrome C, whose product is MRHVIALGAAATLIYTGTVLAAQFPSSGKDLGAVTGGTFKEAHMVIDKKCVSCHTAERIESAIAAGKDMQKIQHRMELKGVKLTADEQTVLGIFYKQSPLKPKK
- a CDS encoding response regulator; its protein translation is MVKLKRILLVEDNANDAELTLEALAEHNLANGVDVVRDGAEALDYLYQRGKYSEYEPGNLAVILLDLKLPKVDGLEVLSSIKADEKLKFIPVVVLTSSREERDVVESYRLGVNAYVVKPVNFSEFITAVKEIGAFWAIVNEPPPMSSRGLNK
- a CDS encoding SpoIIE family protein phosphatase yields the protein MTQRLRILHLEDDPMDAELVLMALSAEGMDCEVEVVSRREEFQNALERGGMDLILADFALPAFDGMTALAMVRTKLPDLPFVFVSGKLGEEAAIESLKSGATDYVLKSRLSRLVPAVQRALTEAKERARQRETERELEVAHAEIEKRAEDYRNLFNSIRDVIVVSDHHRTILHVNQPALREIFGYESEEVIGKSSRILYADKRDYESTGKEVFDVRTPVKGALSELHFRRKNGEVFIGELFAMKRLDRFGKVTGNISIFRDTSERKKAEADLRESELRRMQLQMELVYAAEIQAKLLPRCYPQIPHFEMAARCLPAKQVGGDFYDWQQVSPALFNLTLGDVMGKGMAAAMLMATVRAALHAVTLYNQPAQAVHLAEKALNEDLENSESFVTLFHAQLDAGTRTLSFVDCGHGYVFVRRANGKVETLSPRGLPLGVKGEEIYQEGRIRFGRGDVMVLYSDGLVDAKPQLELTHELIARQLAGKESALEMVDSLISLTDKPDPQPDDITVLVLQAL
- a CDS encoding secondary thiamine-phosphate synthase enzyme YjbQ, with amino-acid sequence MKHHRKELWFQIKSRRGFVNITRDLEAALAESGIREGLLLCNAMHITASVFINDDESGLHQDFEQWLEELAPEKPHSRYRHNVGEDNGDAHLKRTIMGREVAVAVTGGKLDLGPWEQVFYGEFDGMRRKRVLIKIIGE
- a CDS encoding D-alanyl-D-alanine carboxypeptidase family protein, encoding MMKIFSSIKQGLILLLLVCVPFPHAAAASSYPAPTYLLKIDGHVYRQRNASLRRAPASLTKMMTALVVMERCDLDEVVTVSRAASRETGSRIGLRSGQKFRVRDLLAATLIASANDACRALADHACGNQKIFVLQMNARARALGLENTHFSNACGHDNAGLYSSAHDLARLAEAGMRIPYFASLVAKRSMHISTIDGRRSFYLRNKNRLIGRYPGAVGVKTGTTPNAGQCLVAIAEREDRKVLLVIMHSPNRWKAAPALLDAAFAAGSPQRSTKRAETTQTRSSDEAPPEGTVVPDQEQTGVR
- the mutL gene encoding DNA mismatch repair endonuclease MutL, which gives rise to MATKIRILPENLTNKIAAGEVVERPASVVKELVENALDAGSKEVTVEIESGGRRLIKVTDSGSGMSREDALLALERHATSKIASDDDLFSLTTLGFRGEALPSVASVSRLTIATRTAETLEGAEIYVEGGRIKEVKECGMASGTVIEVRNLFFNTPARLKFMKSAETEGGHVGELLTRLAISRPDVRFTYKNDGKVVFRALDADLKERVATLLGRSIASFLYPVSYEDGGVKVSGLVAAPECSRSAASHLYTYINGRFIKDKVVQHAVLQAYRNFMERGRYPVVAVFIDIPPGEVDVNVHPTKHEVRFRQQGRVHDAIQFAVESVLKQTPWLKRPAAPDAARPAETQSAAATTTTRQLWTQAAPPTQAAPPKHERFEVPAAAPAPEQPATSVSEAKVAEIRELLTGYQAKPQPALRQQLHFPSQAEKPQSAPEPPVVPQPIKEEEAEGGAPGYFSSLAVIGQFNASYILCQRGTDLVLIDQHAAHERVAFERLKGEFAGRAVDSQGLLFPETLELSFKESAVLMEHLEELRRLGFSFEEFGGNTWLLNAVPQLLAGSDYLRTVRDILEELASLSRSRTFTDVQEDLLARIACHSVVRGRRSLSAQEIAALFKQMDETDFSSNCPHGRPVMQTLTLSEVEKMFKRV
- the miaA gene encoding tRNA (adenosine(37)-N6)-dimethylallyltransferase MiaA; this encodes MAKKKIKLLVIGGPTGSGKSDLALRLAEEIGAEIVNADSMQVYRGMNIGTAKPSPEELARVPHHLIDIVSPDQDFTASEFRCAATAAIEGIDRRGKKAIVVGGTGLYLRALLEGLLDSPTGDPELRRQFDDVPGEELHRRLLLADPETAARLHPNDRVRLIRALEVYLQTGRPISAFRAEHGFSGAYFDTFKAAISVERQELYRRLELRVERMIAAGLVDEVKGLLASGYRRDMKAMRSIGYKEICAHLDGEITLDEAVTLIKRDTRRYAKRQMTWFGRENEIYWLEYPTGFASILGHVIEFFG
- the hfq gene encoding RNA chaperone Hfq, which codes for MPKTPFNIQDQYLNQSRKERVKVLVQLMSGEKLEGHIKSFDNFSVLMEVHGDILIYKHAICSITSVDGVFRLHQ